A stretch of Phaeodactylum tricornutum CCAP 1055/1 PHATR_bd_9x21 genomic scaffold, whole genome shotgun sequence DNA encodes these proteins:
- a CDS encoding predicted protein: MWKKLFQQWLLVVAITRNMASAFAFQPQHRRRSESHHLRTGSVQQKRPSSFVGSHAPYTSSRTTLKGIVNPDSFFTDDEWHPHDPAFTTPQLLAGVWDQIAHAGTMSKGETNTVIYPQIQDKFTPRYLNLLMGHLDFCKDVCDHFGISTALVPYQKDGKIVGFTVKSFRNSESKEDEYEFGYDPFWDDGTDFDNLYAGVDDDDMAKDPYPAIEVVVPDDDEDIIDITKAWVGKMMTDMGLCPFTAGPEQAGLPMGNVHYEVDRSTGVEEMYAKYWHEVVRVEQNKEKDISTTLLIVPEFMRDNVELFESFSNTLTQPLTALDVEDLLQLVFFHPQWVFRDGNARAGEAQAGNYARRSPWPMINILRTSQVRAAQKGIPTGLVYKQNEKTLSSLGVDQLETMLRLRDWSGIADFKVNRREYDALKIAQDYQRTGKLSEEDMSLASDCTPAANKIDRSQVEQGNLVNVLLQALEKRLGKSEGGVISPLSGPETSATAMAGDVLIEELDRIASRGTTPIANVEEIVLSKTEPIQLEEDQVVRQDTEQEGVPKEVELARKKRTEAARRAMLDDIDEEPSASGREAIGGDPLTDALFGRGGIPDVADDDELKGVDPSSLF; encoded by the exons ATGTGGAAGAAACTTTTTCAACAGTGGCTCTTAGTAGTGGCAATTACGCGGAACATGGCCTCTGCTTTTGCGTTCCAGCCGCAACACCGACGGCGGAGTGAGAGCCATCACCTTCGTACAGGCAGTGTCCAGCAGAAGCGGCCGTCGTCCTTTGTAGGGTCGCACGCCCCTTACACTAGTTCAAGGACAACGTTGAAAGGTATCGTAAATCCAGATTCCTTCTTCACCGATGACGAATGGCATCCACACGATCCTGCCTTTACCACGCCCCAGCTATTGGCCGGCGTCTGGGATCAAATTGCGCATGCTGGAACCATGTCGAAAGGA GAAACAAATACGGTGATTTATCCGCAAATTCAAGATAAATTCACACCCCGCTATCTCAATCTACTCATGGGCCATCTGGACTTTTGCAAAGACGTTTGCGACCACTTTGGTATCTCAACGGCACTGGTGCCGTACCAGAAAGACGGCAAGATTGTCGGATTTACTGTGAAAAGCTTCAGGAACAGCGAAAGTAAAGAAGACGAGTACGAGTTTGGCTACGATCCCTTTTGGGATGATGGGACGGATTTTGATAACCTCTACGCGGGTGTagatgacgacgatatgGCCAAGGATCCTTATCCGGCGATTGAAGTAGTCGTTccggacgatgacgaagacatTATTGACATTACTAAAGCATGGGTCGGTAAGATGATGACAGATATGGGACTTTGTCCGTTTACTGCTGGTCCTGAACAAGCCGGTTTGCCGATGGGCAACGTGCACTACGAAGTCGATCGTAGCACGGGAGTCGAAGAGATGTACGCCAAATACTGGCACGAGGTGGTTCGGGTCGAGCaaaacaaggaaaaagacaTTTCCACCACGCTACTGATCGTCCCTGAGTTCATGAGAGACAACGTAGAGCTTTttgagtcgttttcgaatacTTTGACGCAACCCTTGACGGCCTTAGACGTCGAAGATTTGCTGCAACTGGTCTTTTTCCATCCTCAGTGGGTGTTTAGGGATGGCAATGCTCGTGCTGGTGAAGCCCAGGCTGGCAACTATGCTCGAAGATCACCTTGGCCCATGATCAATATATTACGGACCAGCCAAGTACGGGCCGCCCAAAAGGGCATTCCGACTGGTCTCGTCTacaaacaaaatgaaaagaCATTGTCGTCTCTTGGCGTCGACCAGTTGGAAACTATGCTACGACTACGAGATTGGAGTGGGATTGCTGATTTCAAGGTCAATCGCCGGGAATATGATGCACTCAAAATTGCACAGGACTATCAAAGAACAGGAAAGCTTTCTGAGGAAGACATGTCGCTGGCAAGCGATTGTACCCCCGCCGCCAACAAGATCGACCGATCTCAGGTGGAGCAAGGTAATCTTGTCAATGTCTTGTTGCAAGCCCTGGAAAAACGATTGGGAAAGAGCGAAGGTGGCGTAATTTCACCCTTGAGCGGACCCGAGACCAGTGCCACGGCAATGGCTGGTGATGTCTTAATTGAAGAATTGGATAGGATTGCTTCGAGAGGCACCACTCCTATCGCAAACGTTGAAGAAATAGTACTATCCAAAACAGAACCAATTCAGCTGGAAGAGGACCAAGTAGTGAGACAGGATACAGAACAGGAAGGCGTCCCGAAAGAAGTAGAATTGGCACGGAAAAAACGAACCGAAGCGGCTCGAAGAGCTATGCTGGACGATATTGATGAAGAACCGTCTGCTTCCGGACGAGAAGCTATTGGTGGAGACCCATTGACCGATGCCTTGTTTGGAAGAGGCGGCATTCCCGATGTTGCGGACGATGATGAGTTAAAAGGTGTGGACCCTAGCTCTTTATTCTAA
- a CDS encoding predicted protein, producing MPELKSFLKDGEAEWYVGVNVTYVTGRRAVMHIYNEGGSKVEVIDLTSEEAVEMPHEERQAGAREWRRPRKPRKIMNRDQEPALKEATLRKQQRHREPKLAERDLLGKTAPTVTSLFLLYGGLLATILATASCTSVRRRRTRRRRTMTIGEVRKGDAGFQKWKSVSVM from the exons ATGCCCGAGCTCAAAAGCTTTCTCAAAGACGGCGAAGCAGAATGGTATGTGGGGGTTAATGTGACCTACGTTACGGGTCGTCGAGCGGTCATGCACATATATAACGAAGGAGGGAGCAAAGTGGAGGTCATTgatttaact TCGGAGGAAGCAGTAGAGATGCCACACGAAGAGAGACAAGCAGGGGCGCGAGAATGGCGACGCCCGCGAAAGCCTCGCAAAATTATGAATCGAGACCAGGAACCGGCGCTGAAAGAAGCTACACTCAGGAAACAGCAGAGACACAGGGAACCAAAGCTAGCAGAGCGAGATTTATTGGGGAAAACCGCACCCACCGTTACCTCTCTGTTTTTGCTATACGGAGGACTCCTGGCAACGATCTTGGCAACGGCATCGTGTACAAGTGTTCGACGACGTAGAACACGAAGACGACGTACAATGACAATAGGCGAAGTTCGTAAGGGTGATGCTGGAtttcaaaaatggaaaagtgTTTCGGTGATGTAA
- a CDS encoding predicted protein, translating to MYWKCAVLIVVVVARNSQAFTIPTPLSITTVGTAPSARSDQRYSFFATERDEYDDFYNDFDPSADYTDGRRYAQDAYSDRGRRGGADGFSAAGSHDYERDTSRDSSSVDLETVNSLIAARLQARKTGQFEEADGIRDDLLKIHGVSVWDREKTWRSGCSESGSGMRRSGGREQSSGRGDRGGRRTREPKDFGPLGHDYTASSDAGPVSSAITEDEIHALLAERLQYKMSRQFQDADRVQEQLLSNGVYVHDARKEWRADGVMFGDYANEGGKPSRERGSRSDRNRPYAQSEYSDGEAKQTRNYRVADDIRDELKNDFNVFIEDRLRQWSVGGDFGPDQPGFDDMNRSYTISAHSQPVTPADEALIITELEKRSEAKKSRDFETADAIRDNLMDNFNVAVNDRLREWSIGGEFGLPSKSNDKNRPFARRGGGELSDEEVAIVTSLVEERDQAKGKRDFATADEIRDELEARFSVKVDDRSREWRVMSDDYVFSPLAGGDHGFDEDTIVYIQKQLASRLVHKTNRDYEAADEVRDELRDNFSISIDDRTREWSITVDEYSVVVDRPSQRIPVQYKQENGYGALEDSEIEDEVLSSAMDDFFNEGAIADEGESQSSSESVLVTGANLESLTVAELKGKLKEAGLPVSGRKAELVERLSTA from the exons ATGTACTGGAAATGTGCTGTCTTGATCGTAGTCGTGGTGGCTCGGAATTCCCAAGCTTTCACGATTCCGACGCCTTTGTCTATCACAACAGTGGGCACCGCGCCGAGTGCTAGGAGCGATCAACGCTATTCGTTTTTCGCCACCGAACGCGATGAATACGACGACTTCTACAACGATTTTGATCCTAGTGCGGACTACACCGACGGTCGTCGCTACGCACAAGATGCGTACAGTGATCGCGGCCGACGTGGAGGAGCTGATGGTTTCTCTGCGGCTGGCAGTCATGACTATGAACGTGATACGTCAAGGGACAGCTCCAGCGTTGATCTGGAAACCGTAAACTCTCTCATCGCGGCGCGCTTGCAAGCCCGGAAAACGGGACAATTTGAAGAAGCGGACGGTATCCGTGACGACTTGTTGAAAATCCATGGTGTGTCCGTGTGGGACCGTGAAAAAACGTGGCGCAGTGGATGTAGCGAGAGTGGATCGGGGATGCGACGATCTGGTGGCCGAGAACAGAGTTCTGGTCGCGGGGATCGTGGAGGTCGACGAACCCGTGAGCCCAAGGATTTTGGTCCACTCGGGCACGACTACACGGCGTCGTCCGATGCCGGTCCCGTGTCTTCAGCCATCACTGAAGACGAGATACACGCTCTTTTGGCGGAGCGACTACAGTACAAAATGTCTCGACAATTCCAGGACGCCGATCGAGTGCAAGAACAGCTCTTGTCCAACGGTGTGTACGTCCACGACGCTCGTAAAGAATGGCGGGCTGACGGTGTCATGTTTGGTGATTACGCGAACGAAGGGGGCAAACCGAGCCGTGAACGAGGCTCGCGCAGCGACCGCAATCGCCCATACGCCCAATCGGAATACTCTGATGGCGAAG CTAAACAGACCCGTAACTATCGTGTGGCTGACGACATTCGTGACGaattgaaaaatgattttaATGTGTTTATTGAAGACCGTCTTCGTCAGTGGTCTGTCGGAGGAGATTTTGGTCCTGATCAGCCTGGATTCGACGATATGAATCGCTCATACACAATATCTGCACATTCGCAGCCTGTTACGCCGGCGGATGAGGCCTTGATTATTACCGAGTTGGAAAAGCGGTCCGAAGCCAAGAAATCTCGTGACTTTGAGACTGCCGACGCCATTCGAGATAACTTAATGGACAACTTCAATGTTGCTGTCAACGATCGCTTACGAGAATGGTCAATTGGTGGAGAATTTGGGCTACCATCAAAAAGCAATGATAAGAATCGCCCTTTTGCTCGTCGTGGTGGCGGTGAGTtatccgacgaagaagtggCAATCGTGACTTCCCTGGTTGAGGAGCGTGATCAGGCAAAGGGTAAGCGTGATTTTGCGACTGCCGACGAAATTAGAGACGAGCTGGAAGCTCGCTTTTCTGTCAAAGTAGATGATCGTTCACGAGAATGGCGAGTCATGTCGGATGACTACGTCTTTTCACCTCTGGCGGGCGGGGATCATGGATTTGACGAGGACACGATTGTCTACATTCAAAAGCAACTTGCATCGCGGCTAGTGCACAAGACAAATAGAGACTACGAGGCAGCGGATGAAGTCCGCGATGAGCTCAGAGACAACTTTTCAATTTCAATTGATGATCGCACCCGTGAATGGTCCATTACCGTCGACGAATACTCTGTTGTAGTCGACCGGCCATCTCAGAGGATCCCTGTGCAGTACAAACAGGAAAATGGATATGGTGCTTTGGAGGACAGCGAAATCGAGGACGAAGTTCTGTCGTCAGCGATGGACGACTTTTTCAATGAAGGCGCCATTGCGGATGAAGGGGAGTCGCAATCCAGCTCTGAATCGGTATTAGTGACAGGGGCCAACCTAGAGTCTCTAACAGTGGCTGAGTTGAAAGGAAAACTTAAGGAGGCCGGCTTGCCTGTTAGTGGACGCAAGGCAGAGCTGGTTGAAAGACTTTCTACTGCATAG